A single Notoacmeibacter ruber DNA region contains:
- a CDS encoding RsmB/NOP family class I SAM-dependent RNA methyltransferase encodes MRIGGRLAAAIEILEDMQARHRPAAEALRDWGASHRFAGAGDRAAIGNIVYDGLRHRAMSRWRFGADTARADAFGALLSGFGLGVEEIASKLEGDRFAPETMTDGEIERWRGSDPRSAPPDIRANVPGWSETFFLEGFGEDWVNEASALSTRPPVDLRVNTLKADGEKVERALAKDGVRRTAIARNGLRIPPVDGFGRHPNVQATPEFQKGWFEIQDEGSQIVSDLIFAQQKEQILDFCAGGGGKTLAMAAAMDNRGQIHAYDADRGRLAPIVERLKRSGVRNVQVHSDRSSLDALKGKMDRVVVDAPCTGSGTWRRKPDAKWRLTEAQLRTRQAEQSAILDEASAFVRPGGYLVYITCSMFRAENEEQVYAFGERNEEWDLLSAGEVWQDLFGFDKPSPWSEDLNCITLTPAATNTDGFFFAVMQKLS; translated from the coding sequence ATGCGTATCGGCGGACGACTGGCGGCGGCTATCGAAATTCTGGAAGACATGCAGGCGCGGCATCGACCGGCGGCGGAGGCGTTGCGCGATTGGGGAGCATCGCATCGCTTTGCCGGAGCAGGCGATCGCGCGGCGATCGGCAACATCGTCTATGACGGCTTGCGGCACCGTGCCATGAGCCGCTGGCGCTTCGGCGCTGATACGGCAAGGGCCGACGCGTTTGGTGCGCTCCTGTCGGGCTTTGGCCTCGGGGTGGAGGAGATCGCATCGAAACTGGAGGGCGATCGCTTTGCGCCCGAGACGATGACGGACGGGGAGATCGAGCGCTGGCGGGGCAGTGATCCGCGCTCGGCGCCGCCCGATATTCGCGCGAACGTGCCGGGCTGGTCCGAGACCTTTTTCCTGGAGGGATTTGGCGAGGATTGGGTCAATGAGGCTTCGGCGCTTTCGACCCGACCGCCGGTCGATTTGCGGGTGAACACGCTCAAAGCCGATGGCGAAAAGGTCGAACGGGCCTTGGCGAAGGATGGTGTCCGCCGCACCGCCATTGCGCGCAATGGTCTGCGTATTCCGCCGGTGGACGGGTTCGGTCGGCACCCCAATGTGCAGGCAACGCCCGAATTTCAGAAGGGCTGGTTCGAGATTCAGGACGAGGGCAGCCAGATCGTATCCGATCTGATTTTCGCGCAGCAGAAAGAACAGATTCTCGACTTCTGTGCGGGCGGCGGCGGCAAGACACTGGCCATGGCAGCGGCGATGGATAATCGCGGGCAGATCCATGCGTATGACGCCGATCGCGGTCGCCTTGCCCCTATTGTGGAGCGGCTCAAGCGTTCCGGCGTGCGCAATGTGCAGGTTCACTCCGATCGCTCATCGCTCGATGCGTTGAAAGGAAAGATGGATCGCGTCGTCGTCGATGCGCCCTGCACGGGTTCGGGGACGTGGCGGCGAAAGCCCGATGCGAAATGGCGGCTGACCGAAGCTCAGCTTCGCACGCGCCAGGCCGAGCAGTCCGCCATCCTCGACGAAGCATCGGCTTTCGTTCGCCCCGGCGGCTATCTGGTCTACATTACCTGCTCCATGTTCCGCGCCGAAAACGAGGAACAGGTCTACGCATTCGGCGAGCGCAACGAAGAATGGGACCTGCTCTCTGCCGGTGAGGTATGGCAGGATCTGTTCGGCTTCGACAAACCGTCGCCGTGGAGCGAGGATCTGAACTGCATTACGTTGACGCCGGCTGCGACAAATACGGACGGGTTCTTCTTTGCAGTGATGCAAAAGCTCTCCTAG